From the Lolium rigidum isolate FL_2022 chromosome 2, APGP_CSIRO_Lrig_0.1, whole genome shotgun sequence genome, one window contains:
- the LOC124689992 gene encoding uncharacterized protein LOC124689992 codes for MKLPTRRLRGALLACAAAAVLLAAALAAVTLAVYRVREPVMTMNAIALKDLDAASWAARRLTMVVDVSVTNPNAASLRYRPSETRVYYRSRRVGEAVGPPGMAHARGTVRLNVTVGVSVGALLDDPGFLADVSAGAVEVATSTRVRGRVAALGGFVVRRCVLLEMNCTATVAVADMSIRTQSCLQRVWL; via the coding sequence ATGAAACTCCCGACCAGGCGCCTCCGCGGCGCGCTGCtcgcgtgcgccgccgccgccgtgctcttGGCCGCGGCCCTGGCCGCCGTGACGCTGGCCGTGTACCGCGTCCGCGAACCCGTGATGACGATGAACGCCATCGCCCTCAAGGACCTGGACGCggcgtcgtgggcggcgcggcggctgacCATGGTGGTGGACGTGTCGGTGACGAACCCGAACGCGGCGTCGCTGCGGTACCGGCCCAGCGAGACGCGGGTGTACTACCGGTCGCGGCGGGTCGGCGAGGCCGTCGGGCCACCAGGCATGGCGCACGCGCGTGGCACCGTGCGGCTGAACGTCACCGTCGGCGTGTCCGTCGGCGCGCTGCTGGACGACCCGGGGTTCCTGGCCGACGTCTCGGCCGGAGCGGTGGAGGTGGCCACGTCCACGCGGGTGCGCGGCCGCGTCGCCGCGCTAGGCGGCTTCGTCGTGCGCCGGTGTGTCCTGCTCGAGATGAACTGcaccgccaccgtcgccgtcgcggACATGTCCATCCGGACCCAGAGCTGCCTGCAGCGCGTCTGGCTGTGA